Proteins co-encoded in one Aerococcaceae bacterium DSM 111021 genomic window:
- a CDS encoding diacylglycerol kinase family lipid kinase has product MLNKVLLITNPVAGKGHGEKYAEKLKDVLELNHNSDVEIKITKVEHDATEWSKNATKEGFDTVICLGGDGTVSETVNGILQADDKPIFGFIPMGTVNDLGRALGYNMNVEKAIEDFKEASLDKLDVGKVNNQVFVNVIALGPIAEEVMATNSDDKNKFGVLAYVRDGIKAFFTDKGYEIRVTSSDGTETDIKTNLLFIGLTNSIGGVEFMVPEASYNDGKGYLAAIKGHTPISTIRAGLEVGLANLDADNIFRLSDTKFKIEALDNEKVITNVDGDNGPELPLEIEIISNAIDVLITGKS; this is encoded by the coding sequence ATGCTTAATAAAGTATTGTTAATAACAAATCCTGTCGCTGGAAAAGGCCACGGTGAAAAATATGCTGAAAAATTAAAAGATGTTCTTGAATTGAATCATAATTCAGATGTTGAAATAAAAATAACTAAAGTAGAACATGATGCTACAGAGTGGAGCAAAAATGCTACAAAAGAGGGTTTCGACACTGTAATTTGCCTTGGAGGCGATGGAACAGTCTCAGAAACAGTCAATGGGATTTTGCAAGCAGATGATAAACCGATTTTTGGTTTCATCCCAATGGGTACAGTGAATGATTTAGGGCGCGCACTAGGCTATAATATGAATGTAGAAAAAGCGATTGAAGACTTCAAAGAAGCATCATTAGACAAATTAGATGTCGGTAAAGTTAATAATCAAGTATTCGTTAATGTTATTGCATTAGGTCCTATCGCTGAAGAGGTTATGGCAACTAATTCAGACGATAAGAATAAATTTGGTGTACTGGCGTATGTTCGTGACGGCATAAAAGCTTTCTTTACAGATAAAGGTTATGAAATACGAGTAACGTCTTCAGATGGAACAGAAACGGATATTAAGACGAATCTATTATTTATTGGTTTAACGAATAGTATTGGTGGGGTAGAATTTATGGTTCCTGAAGCGAGTTATAATGATGGAAAAGGGTATCTTGCTGCTATTAAAGGACATACTCCAATCAGCACGATTAGAGCAGGGCTTGAGGTTGGTTTAGCTAATTTAGATGCTGATAATATCTTTAGATTATCTGACACGAAATTTAAGATAGAAGCATTAGATAATGAGAAAGTTATTACAAACGTTGATGGTGATAATGGACCAGAACTACCATTAGAAATTGAAATAATAAGTAATGCAATTGATGTTTTAATAACAGGAAAAAGTTAA
- a CDS encoding bifunctional (p)ppGpp synthetase/guanosine-3',5'-bis(diphosphate) 3'-pyrophosphohydrolase: MNESSLEFIQRALDYATEAHKEQFRLSGEPYIIHPIQVAGILAELQLDPSTVATGFLHDVVEDTDRTLEDISNEFSDVVAFLVDGVTKLGKLKFQSKQEALAENHRKMLLAMSKDLRVIIVKLADRLHNMRTMKYQRKDKQIEKSQEAIDIYAPLADRLGISSIKWELEDIALRYVNSEYYYSIVNQMDTKRTERESFIKETIDEIKIAVEELEIDADISGRPKHIYSIYRKMVDQRKEFDDIYDLLAIRVIVDSIKDCYAVLGAVHTQWKPMPGRFKDYVAMPKANMYQSIHTTVIGASGKPVEIQIRTKQMHMIAEFGVAAHWAYKEGKTSKVNEDESINKQMTWFRDLVELQDDAKDASEFMDFVKEDLFKDQVYVFTPNGEVMELPTGSGPIDFAYHIHSEIGNKTIGAKVNGRIVSLDYKLINGDIVEILTNSNSNGPSRDWLKFTSTSKARNRIKRYFKLQDREENSELGEDILEKELKELGYTLKILSNKKIETNVLQRFNFNTLTDLYASIGLGEVNVSTIINFLDLRIERNEEDNLDNDTTISKEVSSRNSQRTVHESGVVVEGSDNLMIRLSKCCNPVPGDDIIGYITRGRGISVHRKDCPNLLAETELNDRLIDVQWDQEFQPTEEYVSELFIVGFDRAGLINDVLHVVNHTVKSLLSVNGKRDRNSTATVSLKVAISNTKQLEDLINKLKNIPDVYEVKRVTG, from the coding sequence ATGAATGAGAGTAGTTTAGAGTTTATTCAACGTGCACTAGATTATGCAACTGAAGCTCATAAAGAACAATTTCGATTATCTGGTGAACCTTATATTATTCACCCCATTCAAGTAGCTGGGATTTTGGCTGAATTACAACTAGATCCTTCTACGGTAGCTACTGGTTTTTTACATGATGTAGTTGAAGATACGGATCGTACATTAGAAGACATCAGTAACGAATTCAGTGACGTAGTTGCTTTTTTAGTCGATGGAGTCACTAAATTAGGTAAACTAAAATTCCAAAGTAAGCAGGAAGCATTAGCAGAAAATCACCGGAAAATGTTGCTGGCAATGAGTAAAGATTTACGAGTAATTATTGTAAAACTTGCTGACAGATTACATAATATGCGGACAATGAAGTATCAACGCAAAGATAAACAAATTGAGAAATCTCAAGAAGCGATTGATATTTATGCACCACTAGCGGATCGATTAGGGATTAGCTCAATAAAATGGGAGCTTGAAGATATAGCTCTTCGTTACGTTAATTCTGAGTACTATTACTCAATCGTGAACCAGATGGACACTAAGCGTACTGAACGCGAATCTTTCATCAAAGAAACAATTGATGAGATTAAAATAGCTGTTGAAGAGTTGGAAATAGACGCAGATATTTCTGGTAGGCCAAAACACATTTATTCTATCTACCGTAAAATGGTAGATCAAAGAAAAGAATTTGATGATATTTATGACTTATTAGCTATCCGTGTTATTGTTGACTCGATTAAAGATTGTTATGCAGTATTGGGTGCTGTGCATACACAGTGGAAACCAATGCCTGGCAGATTCAAAGATTATGTAGCTATGCCTAAAGCGAATATGTACCAATCAATTCATACTACTGTCATTGGTGCGAGTGGCAAACCGGTTGAAATTCAAATCAGAACGAAACAAATGCATATGATTGCTGAGTTTGGGGTTGCAGCACATTGGGCATATAAAGAAGGCAAGACAAGTAAGGTTAACGAAGATGAAAGTATTAATAAACAAATGACATGGTTCCGTGATTTAGTCGAGCTTCAAGATGACGCTAAAGATGCAAGTGAGTTTATGGATTTTGTCAAAGAAGATTTATTCAAAGATCAAGTCTATGTGTTTACGCCTAATGGAGAAGTTATGGAATTACCAACAGGATCTGGACCCATTGATTTTGCATACCATATTCACTCAGAAATAGGGAACAAGACTATAGGTGCAAAAGTAAACGGTCGAATCGTATCTTTAGATTATAAACTTATAAATGGAGATATTGTTGAAATCCTAACAAATTCAAATTCCAATGGACCAAGTCGAGACTGGTTGAAATTTACTTCAACGAGTAAAGCTCGCAACCGAATTAAGCGTTATTTTAAACTTCAAGATAGAGAAGAAAATAGCGAATTAGGTGAAGACATCTTAGAAAAAGAATTAAAAGAATTAGGATATACGCTAAAAATATTAAGCAACAAAAAAATTGAAACAAACGTATTACAGCGATTTAATTTTAATACACTGACAGATTTATATGCTTCAATTGGGCTTGGAGAAGTGAATGTTTCGACGATTATTAATTTCTTAGATTTGCGTATTGAACGTAATGAAGAAGACAATCTTGATAATGACACAACCATTTCTAAAGAAGTTTCATCACGCAATAGCCAACGAACAGTGCATGAAAGTGGTGTGGTTGTTGAAGGTTCAGACAATCTAATGATTCGTTTAAGTAAATGTTGTAATCCTGTTCCAGGGGACGATATCATCGGTTACATCACACGTGGTCGAGGTATCTCTGTTCATCGCAAAGATTGTCCGAATTTATTAGCTGAAACAGAATTAAATGATCGATTAATTGATGTTCAATGGGATCAAGAGTTTCAACCAACCGAGGAATATGTATCCGAATTGTTTATTGTTGGTTTTGACCGTGCAGGTCTAATAAACGATGTTTTGCATGTTGTAAATCATACAGTGAAGAGTCTATTAAGTGTGAACGGGAAACGTGATAGAAATAGTACAGCTACAGTTTCATTGAAAGTAGCAATATCAAATACAAAGCAATTAGAAGATTTGATAAACAAATTAAAAAATATACCTGATGTATATGAAGTTAAGCGGGTTACTGGTTAA
- a CDS encoding rhodanese-related sulfurtransferase → MKTEFKVLLFYKYKTIEDPEAFRLDHIAFCKRHGLKGRVLVGTEGINGTVSGTIEQTEKYKEYLHSQSGFEDVWFKEDPAEGYAHSKMYVRVRDEIVSLDLEDDIDPLTTTGKHLKPTEFREALEDKDTIVLDTRNDYEYDLGHFKGAIRPEIRNFRELPEWVINNKEKFMDKKVVVYCTGGVRCEKFSGWMLREGLATEVGQLEGGIDTYGKDPETQGDLWEGQMYVFDERISVPINRVAPTIVGKDHYDGTPCERYVNCCNPECNKQILTSEENEAKYVRGCSPECRRHPRNRFVTSNNLSTEEWQNRLTAIGESLYNTETA, encoded by the coding sequence ATGAAGACAGAATTTAAGGTTTTATTGTTTTATAAGTACAAGACAATCGAGGATCCAGAGGCTTTTAGGTTAGATCATATTGCTTTTTGCAAAAGACATGGACTTAAAGGACGCGTATTAGTTGGAACTGAAGGTATAAACGGAACAGTATCAGGAACAATCGAGCAAACTGAAAAATATAAAGAGTACCTACATTCACAGTCTGGTTTTGAAGATGTATGGTTCAAAGAAGATCCAGCAGAAGGATATGCTCATAGTAAGATGTATGTTCGTGTACGTGATGAGATTGTATCTCTTGACTTAGAAGATGATATCGACCCATTAACTACTACAGGTAAACACTTAAAACCAACTGAATTCCGCGAAGCTCTTGAAGATAAAGATACAATTGTATTGGACACGCGTAATGACTATGAATATGACCTAGGTCATTTTAAAGGAGCTATTCGCCCTGAAATTCGTAATTTCCGTGAATTACCGGAATGGGTTATTAATAACAAAGAAAAATTCATGGATAAAAAAGTCGTAGTTTATTGTACTGGTGGAGTCCGCTGTGAGAAATTCTCTGGTTGGATGCTTCGTGAAGGACTTGCTACAGAGGTTGGCCAATTAGAAGGTGGTATTGACACTTACGGTAAAGATCCTGAAACTCAAGGTGATTTATGGGAAGGTCAAATGTATGTTTTTGATGAACGTATCTCTGTTCCAATTAATCGTGTAGCACCAACAATTGTTGGTAAAGATCACTATGACGGAACTCCTTGTGAGCGTTATGTAAACTGCTGTAATCCTGAATGTAACAAACAAATTTTAACTTCTGAAGAAAATGAAGCAAAATATGTACGTGGATGTTCACCAGAATGCCGTCGTCATCCTCGCAATCGTTTTGTAACTTCTAATAATTTATCAACAGAAGAATGGCAAAATCGTTTAACTGCTATTGGAGAATCTCTTTACAATACTGAAACTGCCTAA
- the gpsB gene encoding cell division regulator GpsB, translating into MAEKNLTAKDILQKEFNKSVRGYNTAEVDEYLDSIIRDYDSFQKDVVYLKNENERLISKVDELTKQLALAKKSTPNSPGSGVTNFDILKRLSNLEKHVFGSKIDNTDNTIDYSKATKY; encoded by the coding sequence ATGGCAGAAAAAAACCTAACTGCAAAAGATATATTACAAAAAGAGTTTAATAAATCTGTGCGAGGATACAATACTGCTGAAGTTGATGAGTATTTAGACAGTATCATCAGAGATTACGATTCTTTCCAAAAAGATGTAGTTTATTTAAAAAATGAAAATGAACGTCTAATTAGTAAAGTCGATGAGCTTACAAAACAACTTGCATTAGCTAAGAAAAGCACACCTAACTCTCCTGGGAGCGGTGTAACAAACTTTGATATTCTTAAGCGTTTATCAAATTTAGAAAAGCATGTTTTCGGTTCTAAAATTGACAATACAGACAATACAATCGATTACTCAAAAGCAACAAAATATTAA
- the deoC gene encoding deoxyribose-phosphate aldolase: MELSKYIDHTLLKADATESQIEKLCQEAAEYNFKSVCINPAWVSKAKELLNDSESLVCTVIGFPLGANSKDIKVYEAKQAVKDGADEIDMVINISRAKDGDWAYVLDEIEAVVKAVDESITTKVIIETSLLTDDEKRKASEIVKESGADFVKTSTGFSTGGATLTDVKLMRDAVGPDLGVKASGGVSNYDEAIAMIEAGATRIGASKGIAIVSGTQSTSTDDSY, translated from the coding sequence ATGGAATTATCAAAATATATTGACCACACACTACTGAAAGCAGATGCGACAGAAAGTCAAATTGAAAAATTATGTCAAGAAGCTGCAGAGTATAACTTTAAATCAGTATGTATTAACCCAGCATGGGTATCAAAAGCGAAAGAATTATTAAATGATTCTGAAAGTTTAGTATGTACTGTAATAGGATTTCCCTTAGGAGCAAACTCGAAAGATATTAAAGTATACGAAGCAAAACAAGCTGTTAAAGATGGTGCGGATGAAATCGATATGGTTATCAATATTTCACGTGCAAAAGATGGCGATTGGGCTTATGTATTAGATGAGATTGAAGCTGTTGTAAAAGCAGTCGACGAATCAATTACGACTAAAGTAATTATCGAAACATCTTTATTAACAGATGATGAAAAACGCAAGGCATCGGAAATTGTTAAAGAATCTGGCGCAGACTTCGTTAAAACATCAACTGGATTTTCAACAGGTGGAGCGACACTTACAGACGTAAAATTAATGCGTGATGCAGTGGGGCCGGATTTAGGAGTTAAAGCAAGTGGTGGAGTAAGTAATTATGATGAAGCGATTGCTATGATAGAAGCGGGAGCTACTCGAATAGGTGCGTCAAAAGGGATCGCGATTGTTTCAGGGACTCAATCAACGTCAACTGACGACAGTTACTAA
- a CDS encoding DUF3013 family protein encodes MNKSNILNVFEQLIQESYFHCEWAIEWREQENDIVLIFQMTLSNPNNHPFRDTMNITSNHETILYTVKIIIYDNRQKEFSHDDYIVSIPLNYEMGIDYGECLSIVKYLKNLTSSVNIKWLEFLSDTKAEKFSLEWKWNEFEEIRNRLIESNRYSKTPIYFPQQNDIN; translated from the coding sequence ATGAATAAATCAAATATATTAAACGTTTTTGAACAGCTAATTCAAGAATCTTATTTTCACTGTGAGTGGGCAATAGAATGGCGGGAACAAGAAAATGATATTGTATTAATTTTCCAAATGACTTTATCGAATCCGAATAATCATCCTTTTAGAGATACGATGAATATAACAAGTAATCACGAAACCATTTTGTACACTGTGAAAATTATTATTTATGATAATCGTCAGAAAGAATTTAGTCATGATGATTATATAGTCTCAATTCCTTTGAATTACGAGATGGGTATCGACTACGGCGAGTGCCTTTCTATTGTTAAGTATTTAAAAAATTTAACGTCGTCCGTGAATATAAAATGGCTAGAATTTCTGTCAGATACAAAAGCGGAGAAGTTCTCATTAGAGTGGAAGTGGAATGAATTTGAAGAGATTAGAAATCGATTAATTGAAAGCAATCGATATAGTAAAACGCCAATTTATTTTCCACAACAAAATGACATAAATTAA
- a CDS encoding D-tyrosyl-tRNA(Tyr) deacylase: protein MRVIIQRSLNSNVRVDGEIIGEIDRGVVLLVGVTHEDTQDDVAYLSRKVANMRLFEDEESKVNLSLSDVGGEILSISQFTLYGNTKKGNRPSFTNAAKADLADQLYEKFNQALREYGYKVETGQFGANMELKITNDGPVTILLDSKNRNL, encoded by the coding sequence ATGCGAGTTATTATCCAACGAAGTTTAAATAGTAATGTTAGAGTGGATGGAGAAATTATTGGTGAAATCGACCGAGGTGTAGTTCTATTAGTGGGAGTTACACATGAAGATACTCAAGATGATGTTGCCTATTTATCAAGAAAAGTGGCTAATATGCGTCTTTTCGAAGATGAAGAAAGTAAAGTGAATCTGTCTTTATCAGATGTTGGTGGAGAAATACTGTCTATTAGTCAATTTACATTATATGGTAACACCAAAAAAGGAAACCGACCTAGCTTTACAAATGCAGCGAAAGCTGACTTAGCTGACCAGTTATATGAAAAATTTAATCAAGCGCTAAGAGAATATGGATATAAAGTTGAAACCGGACAGTTTGGAGCTAACATGGAGTTAAAAATCACAAATGATGGACCAGTTACAATTTTACTCGATTCAAAAAACAGAAATTTATAA
- the prmA gene encoding 50S ribosomal protein L11 methyltransferase, whose protein sequence is MVETWKEIKITLNSLQTNEIDLVNYYLNEAGAVGNEIKYAQGYLENHPNLFGEIPVDLPEDYLNHPVEVIGYYESSIHLDELEANLNTIENIEFKIESNDLKTENWHKNWMKYYKPERISRFLSIVPEWEEYHPAPHEQVIFMDPGVAFGTGNHPTTRLSAQALELVMRGGEIVLDVGTGTGILSFIAAVFGAKQVLGMDFDPQAVQAAINNLESQKNNAKIVQLIQTNQIEFIENDLLKGIDNKADIIVANILPHILVNLFSDAYKLLADDGYLILGGILNDKAHLIEEAIEKHQFKIYLKTHMNEWVNYIVIKGEKD, encoded by the coding sequence ATGGTTGAAACATGGAAGGAAATAAAAATCACGTTAAATTCGTTACAAACTAACGAAATTGATTTAGTTAATTATTATTTAAACGAGGCAGGTGCGGTAGGAAATGAAATAAAATATGCACAAGGTTATTTAGAAAACCATCCCAATTTATTCGGAGAAATCCCCGTAGATTTACCAGAGGATTATTTAAATCATCCTGTAGAAGTGATTGGTTATTATGAATCTAGTATACATCTTGATGAACTTGAAGCAAACTTAAACACAATTGAAAATATTGAGTTCAAAATTGAAAGCAATGACTTAAAAACTGAAAACTGGCATAAAAACTGGATGAAATATTATAAGCCAGAACGAATTTCAAGGTTCTTATCCATTGTCCCAGAATGGGAAGAATACCATCCAGCGCCACATGAACAAGTTATATTCATGGATCCTGGTGTTGCTTTTGGAACGGGTAATCATCCAACAACTCGCCTAAGTGCTCAAGCGTTAGAGTTAGTTATGCGTGGGGGAGAAATTGTCCTAGATGTTGGAACTGGAACAGGTATTTTGAGTTTTATTGCGGCTGTCTTCGGAGCAAAGCAAGTTCTTGGGATGGATTTTGATCCTCAGGCTGTTCAAGCTGCTATTAATAATTTAGAATCTCAGAAAAATAATGCAAAGATTGTCCAATTAATCCAAACGAATCAGATTGAATTTATTGAAAATGATTTACTAAAAGGGATTGATAATAAAGCGGATATTATTGTCGCAAATATTTTGCCGCATATTTTAGTTAATCTATTCTCAGATGCTTATAAATTATTAGCAGATGACGGCTATTTAATTTTAGGTGGTATTTTAAATGATAAAGCTCACTTAATTGAAGAAGCAATAGAGAAGCATCAGTTCAAGATTTATCTTAAAACACACATGAATGAATGGGTTAACTATATTGTGATTAAGGGAGAAAAGGATTAA
- a CDS encoding ribonuclease HI family protein, translating to MIKINTDAAYNPNTQETGIGIHIVHDNHRELIKIFVSEVTDNHIAEFLALIAAINYIQTNLDTNQIITYQSDSKIVIQSIEKQYVKNIEYKKLLDYILSIINEYPTFFASWIPEAQNRGADSLAKQALRKEGKLEKTITYSQLVFDKL from the coding sequence ATGATCAAAATAAATACAGATGCTGCTTATAATCCCAACACTCAAGAGACTGGGATTGGCATACATATAGTACATGATAATCATCGTGAGTTAATAAAAATATTCGTATCGGAGGTTACAGATAATCATATTGCTGAGTTTCTAGCATTAATTGCAGCAATAAATTATATACAAACCAATCTTGATACAAACCAGATTATCACGTATCAGTCAGATAGTAAAATAGTAATTCAATCAATTGAAAAACAGTATGTAAAAAATATAGAATACAAAAAATTATTGGATTATATATTGAGCATTATCAATGAATACCCGACATTTTTTGCTAGTTGGATTCCAGAAGCTCAAAACCGTGGAGCAGATTCATTAGCAAAACAAGCTTTGAGAAAAGAGGGGAAATTAGAAAAAACGATTACTTATTCTCAATTAGTCTTTGATAAATTATAA
- a CDS encoding class I SAM-dependent RNA methyltransferase gives MKKYSLLATAAAGIEALVARELKDFGYETQTENGLVRFDGTAKDIAYSNLWLRTADRVKIIFGEFDTKTFDDLFNQTYDLPWEDILPMDAEFPVSGKSIKSTLHSVPNVQRIVKKAISKRLMDFYHRRSDLPETGALFPIEVAIRKDHVMLTLDTSGTSLFKRGYREHKGTAPMKENMAAALVMLTTWRDDRPLYDPTCGSGTILIEAALMGHNIAPGLKREFAAEKWDLLNEHTDVWQETRTEAEEAADYDKELQIFGSDVDGRMIEIAQDNAREAGVGNSIEFKQMQLADYRPTTDFGILISNPPYGDRMLSEEAVQDIYRQMGDLYETMPTWSKYIITSDDKFEEFYGKKATKKRKLYNGPLKVTYYQYWGRRN, from the coding sequence ATGAAAAAATACTCGTTATTAGCTACTGCAGCTGCTGGAATTGAAGCTTTAGTTGCTAGAGAACTTAAAGATTTTGGTTATGAGACCCAAACTGAAAATGGACTTGTTCGTTTTGATGGTACTGCAAAAGATATTGCATATAGTAACTTATGGTTACGTACAGCGGACCGTGTAAAAATTATTTTTGGTGAATTTGACACTAAAACATTTGATGACTTATTTAATCAAACTTATGACCTTCCTTGGGAAGATATTCTTCCTATGGATGCTGAATTCCCTGTAAGTGGAAAATCAATTAAGTCAACATTACATAGTGTACCTAACGTTCAACGTATTGTAAAAAAAGCAATTAGTAAACGATTAATGGACTTCTACCACCGTCGTTCTGACTTACCTGAAACTGGTGCCCTTTTCCCTATCGAAGTTGCAATTAGAAAAGACCACGTCATGTTAACTTTAGATACTAGTGGAACAAGCTTATTCAAACGTGGATACCGTGAACATAAAGGGACAGCGCCAATGAAAGAAAATATGGCTGCTGCATTAGTAATGCTTACAACTTGGCGTGATGATCGTCCATTGTACGACCCTACTTGTGGTTCAGGAACAATCCTTATTGAAGCTGCATTAATGGGACATAATATTGCTCCAGGTTTAAAACGTGAATTTGCTGCTGAAAAATGGGACTTACTTAACGAACATACTGATGTTTGGCAAGAAACTCGCACTGAAGCCGAGGAAGCTGCTGATTATGATAAAGAACTACAAATATTTGGTTCGGATGTAGATGGACGTATGATTGAGATTGCACAAGACAATGCTCGTGAAGCTGGTGTCGGAAATTCAATCGAATTCAAACAAATGCAACTGGCTGATTATCGCCCTACGACGGATTTCGGTATCCTAATATCTAACCCTCCATACGGAGATAGAATGTTATCTGAAGAAGCTGTTCAAGATATTTACCGTCAAATGGGTGACTTATACGAGACAATGCCTACATGGAGTAAATACATCATCACAAGTGATGATAAATTCGAAGAGTTTTACGGTAAGAAAGCGACTAAAAAGAGAAAGTTATACAATGGTCCTTTAAAAGTGACTTATTACCAATACTGGGGTCGTCGCAACTAA
- a CDS encoding DUF2187 family protein, giving the protein MSTENVTASERKIIERELRRGTSKSRIATILDVDYEKGLVKIESVKDKIRPEVGNQIEFKFRDSKMSGIIIKLLTNSAVVEIYWKESDITMRDICEDRTIVNFKDIVSFVSLPVQDEDEDVMFEYEEVTTTN; this is encoded by the coding sequence GTGAGTACAGAAAACGTAACAGCAAGTGAACGTAAGATTATTGAACGTGAACTAAGAAGAGGTACTAGCAAATCTCGTATTGCAACGATTTTAGATGTTGATTACGAAAAAGGGCTTGTCAAAATTGAGAGTGTGAAGGACAAAATCCGTCCTGAAGTTGGTAATCAGATTGAATTTAAGTTCAGAGATAGTAAAATGAGTGGTATTATAATTAAACTATTAACGAATAGTGCTGTTGTCGAAATATATTGGAAAGAATCTGATATAACGATGCGTGATATTTGCGAAGATCGAACTATTGTGAACTTCAAAGATATAGTATCGTTTGTTTCTCTTCCAGTGCAAGATGAAGATGAAGATGTTATGTTCGAATACGAAGAAGTAACGACTACAAATTAA
- a CDS encoding 16S rRNA (uracil(1498)-N(3))-methyltransferase, which yields MQRYFLNKDLELEQIIQLEKADNHHVTRVMRGQVNDELIIVDSKNIAYKAKIKEIIDGAANLIIVDELKDQQKELPIQVTIACGLSKNDKIDLIVQKATECGMAKFIPVALDRDVVKWKDNKQASKLERLERISKEAAEQCHRNVIPEISSLSTINKLVQEAPNYEHKLIAYEETAKNGQHGQLKKTLNEIQAGENLIIVFGSEGGLTEMEVAKLKEVGYIESSLGPRILRAETAPIYALSAISYQLEV from the coding sequence ATGCAACGTTATTTTTTGAACAAAGACTTAGAGTTAGAACAAATTATCCAACTGGAAAAGGCTGATAACCATCACGTAACAAGAGTAATGCGAGGACAAGTGAATGACGAGCTTATTATTGTAGACTCAAAAAATATTGCTTATAAAGCAAAAATTAAAGAGATTATAGATGGGGCAGCGAATTTAATTATAGTGGATGAGTTAAAGGATCAACAAAAAGAACTGCCCATTCAAGTGACTATAGCTTGTGGTTTATCAAAAAATGATAAAATTGATTTGATTGTACAAAAAGCAACAGAATGTGGAATGGCTAAGTTTATACCAGTTGCCTTAGATAGAGATGTTGTAAAATGGAAAGATAATAAACAAGCGAGTAAACTCGAAAGACTTGAGCGTATAAGTAAAGAAGCGGCAGAACAATGTCATCGAAATGTTATACCAGAAATAAGTTCTTTATCAACGATAAATAAATTAGTTCAAGAAGCCCCAAATTATGAGCATAAATTAATTGCTTACGAAGAGACTGCCAAAAATGGTCAGCACGGCCAACTCAAAAAAACATTGAATGAAATTCAGGCCGGAGAAAATTTAATTATTGTCTTTGGTTCTGAAGGTGGTTTGACAGAAATGGAAGTAGCCAAATTGAAAGAAGTAGGGTATATTGAAAGTAGTTTGGGACCCAGAATTCTAAGAGCAGAAACTGCACCTATCTACGCTTTAAGTGCAATTAGTTATCAATTAGAAGTATAA